The following proteins are co-located in the Paenibacillus sp. JNUCC32 genome:
- the spoVT gene encoding stage V sporulation protein T yields MKATGIVRRIDDLGRVVIPKEIRRTLRIREGDPLEIFVDRDGEVILKKYSPIGELGDFAKEYAESLYESTGHITIISDRDTFIAVAGGSKKEYLDKPIGNLLENCMENRKTVLESNNGTYEISKDNPEALSAFVAAPIIAGGDPIGSVVLLNKDESVNMGEMEVKMAETAAGFLGKQMEQ; encoded by the coding sequence ATGAAAGCTACTGGTATCGTCCGCCGTATTGATGACCTCGGGCGCGTGGTCATTCCAAAAGAAATTAGACGCACACTGCGGATTCGCGAAGGCGACCCGCTCGAAATCTTCGTGGACCGGGATGGCGAAGTCATTCTGAAGAAATATTCACCGATCGGTGAATTGGGCGATTTTGCGAAGGAATATGCAGAGTCCCTTTATGAGAGTACAGGCCACATCACGATCATATCGGACCGTGATACGTTTATCGCCGTTGCAGGCGGCTCCAAGAAGGAGTATTTGGACAAGCCGATCGGCAACCTTCTGGAAAACTGCATGGAAAATCGCAAGACGGTACTGGAAAGCAACAACGGTACGTATGAGATCAGCAAAGACAATCCGGAAGCGTTGTCCGCTTTTGTCGCCGCGCCTATCATTGCAGGAGGAGACCCGATTGGCAGCGTCGTGCTGCTGAACAAGGACGAATCCGTGAACATGGGCGAGATGGAAGTGAAAATGGCTGAAACTGCCGCAGGTTTCCTCGGCAAGCAAATGGAACAGTAG
- a CDS encoding peptidylprolyl isomerase: MPSRNNKAWKTFIVSITAVLSMSMIAACGNDKTKGAEEDNSKVIVKYKGGEITEKEFDLEQRMIQFMSPEYAQFLQMDEFKEYLAKQGVAYEYLYAKADDKAKEAAEKQTDDLLKQQKAGMGEEQFKSALESQKLTEDDLKNYMLRVMTVMEHEKNQVTEEDIKKEFDANKKDYTNISVRHVLIAFQDAEGKERPEGEALKIAKEVQSKLNKGEDFAALAKEYSQDPGSKDSGGLYENKPAGSWVPQFKEKALTLELNKISDPVETDYGYHVMKVEKREEVTYDKLPADQKEGIRSELASAKIDNFMQNELNNLIESMNLPKSENADKPAEGTGDQKTDGTTDKPAEGDQTPDAGKEDTGK; the protein is encoded by the coding sequence ATGCCGTCAAGAAATAATAAGGCATGGAAGACGTTTATTGTATCGATCACAGCTGTACTATCCATGTCGATGATCGCTGCGTGCGGAAACGACAAGACTAAAGGTGCCGAAGAAGATAACAGCAAAGTCATTGTCAAATATAAGGGTGGAGAAATTACCGAGAAGGAATTTGACCTGGAACAGCGCATGATTCAGTTCATGTCCCCGGAATATGCCCAATTTTTGCAAATGGATGAATTTAAGGAGTATTTGGCGAAACAGGGAGTAGCGTATGAATACCTGTACGCCAAAGCTGACGATAAAGCCAAGGAAGCTGCCGAGAAGCAAACGGATGATTTGTTAAAGCAGCAAAAAGCCGGAATGGGCGAGGAACAGTTTAAATCCGCCCTGGAATCCCAAAAATTGACGGAGGACGACCTGAAGAATTATATGCTTCGCGTCATGACCGTCATGGAGCATGAGAAGAATCAGGTAACCGAAGAGGATATCAAGAAGGAATTCGATGCGAACAAGAAGGACTATACCAACATTAGCGTTCGTCATGTCCTGATTGCTTTTCAAGATGCCGAAGGCAAGGAGAGACCGGAGGGCGAGGCGCTCAAAATTGCCAAGGAAGTACAGTCCAAGCTGAATAAAGGGGAGGATTTTGCTGCTTTGGCGAAGGAATATTCCCAGGACCCGGGCTCCAAGGACAGCGGAGGCCTGTATGAGAACAAGCCGGCAGGCAGCTGGGTGCCTCAATTTAAGGAAAAGGCCCTAACGCTGGAACTGAACAAAATCAGCGATCCGGTAGAAACCGATTACGGCTACCATGTCATGAAAGTGGAGAAGCGCGAGGAAGTGACGTATGACAAGCTTCCAGCCGATCAGAAGGAAGGCATTCGTAGCGAACTGGCTTCGGCGAAGATCGACAACTTTATGCAGAATGAACTCAACAACCTGATTGAGAGCATGAACCTTCCGAAGAGCGAGAATGCGGACAAGCCTGCCGAAGGCACGGGCGACCAGAAGACGGACGGCACGACCGACAAACCGGCAGAGGGCGACCAAACACCGGATGCAGGCAAGGAAGATACGGGTAAATAA
- the mfd gene encoding transcription-repair coupling factor, whose amino-acid sequence MLQALIDVFSKDSDFKSITSGVHAGMREQLISGLSGSSRQILMAALHQDQQRPLLVVTHNMFSAQKIADDLQEALSSDQVLLYPANELVAAESAVSSPETLAQRIDVLVRCARGFRGIVVAPFSGVRRLLPAPEVMSDARIVLHDGGTLVLDAFLNRMIEMGYERVERVERRGEMSVRGGIIDFYPMTTAMAYRVELFDEDIDSIRTFDPTDQRSIDKVREVMITPCKEIIADAERLSRTADTVVRLLEAQLERMSDRQAKLRLRDEIHREVEMLRERIYFPEIYKYISLLYPEKTNLYDYMPKDTILIMDEPARLLETAKQLERDEAEWNLHLMQNGKSLPDLPLSLDTEELIYQHPYQSLMISIFLRQVPRMQPQNIVNVITRGMQDFHGQMNVLKAEMERWKKSGVQVMMLAGDAERMDRMRRVLQDYGIEEPVMLEGHLQNGFEMPSVHAAIITESEMFSSKQRKTRKTTKNMDNAERIKSYTELKVGDYVVHQNHGIGKYMGIGTLEINGIHKDYMHILYAGGDKLSVPIEQIDLIQKYVGSEDKEPKVYKLGGNEWTRVKNKVRSSVQDIADDLIKLYAERQSAPGYGFEKDTSEQQEFEDMFPYDETPDQLRAITEIKKDMEQNRPMDRLLCGDVGYGKTEVAVRAAFKAAIEGKQVAVLVPTTILAQQHYETFRERFANYPINIQVLSRFRSRKEQNETIKKVKQGSVDILIGTHRLLSQDIVFKDLGLLIVDEEQRFGVTHKEKLKKLKTNVDVLTLTATPIPRTLHMSMLGVRDLSVIETPPENRFPVQTYVVEHSQTLVREAIERELARGGQVYYLYNRVQGIQEMAAQISMLVPEARVGVGHGQMSETELEKTILDFLDGEYDVLVSTSIIETGVDIPNVNTLIVHDADKMGLSQLYQLRGRVGRSNRIAYAYFTYQRDKVLTEVAEKRLQSIKEFTELGSGFKIAMRDLSIRGAGNLLGAEQHGFIASVGFDLYSQMLAEEIQKRKVSMLGEPSLPSKDWNTSIDLGIDAYLPSDYIYDSIQKIEIYKKVAVVSSIDESAELEDELLDRFGELPLAVSNLLAVSRLKVYGRTYGIDSITQRGDDVLLQFYEGQDKAVDTAGLAQIGNQFERRVQFEQGPAMAIRIKGKGLSDQQLLELLEQFLEAAQGPFNLKGELQNAVKK is encoded by the coding sequence TTGTTACAAGCACTTATTGATGTATTTTCGAAGGATTCGGACTTCAAATCCATAACGTCTGGCGTTCATGCCGGCATGAGGGAGCAATTGATCTCCGGTCTTTCCGGGTCGTCCAGGCAGATCTTAATGGCTGCCCTGCACCAGGACCAGCAGCGCCCGCTGCTCGTGGTCACTCATAATATGTTTTCAGCCCAGAAAATCGCAGATGATTTACAGGAAGCGCTGTCATCGGATCAAGTGCTGTTATACCCTGCGAATGAACTGGTGGCGGCGGAGTCGGCCGTTTCAAGCCCCGAGACTCTGGCGCAGCGGATCGATGTGCTCGTCCGTTGTGCAAGAGGCTTCCGGGGTATTGTCGTTGCGCCATTTTCCGGCGTGCGCCGCCTTCTCCCCGCTCCCGAGGTGATGTCCGATGCCCGAATCGTGCTTCACGACGGCGGGACCCTCGTGTTGGACGCCTTCCTCAACCGGATGATCGAGATGGGGTACGAACGCGTGGAACGGGTAGAGCGCCGCGGCGAGATGAGCGTCCGCGGGGGGATCATCGACTTCTACCCGATGACAACGGCCATGGCGTACCGTGTCGAGCTGTTTGATGAGGATATCGACTCGATCCGAACCTTTGATCCGACGGATCAGCGCTCTATCGATAAGGTCCGGGAGGTCATGATCACACCGTGCAAGGAAATCATTGCGGATGCGGAGCGGCTCAGTCGCACGGCGGATACGGTGGTCCGCCTGCTGGAGGCGCAGCTTGAACGCATGAGCGACCGTCAGGCCAAGCTCCGCCTGCGGGATGAAATACACCGGGAAGTCGAAATGCTGCGCGAGCGGATCTACTTCCCTGAAATCTATAAATATATCTCCTTGTTGTATCCGGAGAAGACCAATTTGTACGATTACATGCCGAAGGATACGATTCTGATCATGGATGAGCCTGCCCGTCTGCTGGAAACAGCCAAGCAGTTGGAGCGGGATGAAGCGGAATGGAATTTGCATCTGATGCAAAACGGCAAATCGCTGCCGGATCTGCCGTTGTCCCTGGATACGGAGGAGCTGATTTATCAGCATCCTTACCAGAGTCTGATGATCTCCATCTTCCTGCGCCAGGTGCCGAGAATGCAGCCGCAGAATATCGTCAATGTCATTACGCGCGGCATGCAGGATTTCCATGGCCAGATGAACGTGCTCAAGGCCGAGATGGAACGCTGGAAGAAGTCAGGCGTCCAGGTCATGATGCTTGCCGGCGATGCGGAGCGGATGGACCGGATGCGGCGGGTTCTGCAGGACTACGGCATCGAAGAACCGGTTATGCTGGAAGGCCATCTCCAGAACGGCTTCGAGATGCCCTCGGTTCACGCGGCCATTATTACGGAGAGCGAGATGTTCTCCTCAAAGCAGCGAAAAACACGCAAAACCACGAAGAATATGGACAACGCCGAGCGCATCAAGAGTTATACGGAGCTCAAGGTCGGCGATTATGTAGTGCATCAAAACCACGGCATCGGGAAATATATGGGGATCGGGACGCTCGAAATCAACGGAATCCATAAGGACTACATGCATATTCTCTATGCTGGGGGCGATAAGCTATCCGTTCCGATCGAACAGATCGATCTCATCCAGAAATATGTAGGTTCCGAGGATAAGGAGCCGAAGGTTTACAAGCTGGGCGGAAATGAATGGACGCGGGTCAAGAACAAGGTTCGTTCCTCCGTTCAGGATATCGCCGACGATCTGATCAAGCTGTATGCCGAGCGTCAGTCTGCGCCGGGGTACGGATTTGAGAAGGATACGTCCGAACAGCAGGAATTCGAGGACATGTTCCCTTATGATGAAACCCCCGATCAGCTTCGGGCCATTACCGAAATCAAAAAAGACATGGAGCAGAACCGGCCGATGGACCGGCTCTTATGCGGTGACGTCGGTTACGGGAAAACGGAAGTGGCGGTTCGCGCTGCATTCAAGGCGGCGATCGAAGGCAAGCAGGTTGCGGTACTGGTACCGACCACAATTTTGGCCCAGCAGCATTACGAGACGTTCCGGGAGCGCTTCGCCAATTACCCGATCAATATCCAGGTGTTGAGCCGTTTCCGCAGCCGGAAGGAACAGAATGAGACGATCAAAAAAGTGAAGCAGGGCTCGGTCGATATTCTGATCGGCACACACCGACTCCTGTCTCAGGATATTGTGTTCAAGGACCTGGGGCTGCTGATCGTGGATGAGGAGCAGCGCTTTGGCGTTACGCATAAGGAAAAATTGAAAAAGCTGAAGACCAATGTCGACGTGCTGACGCTGACGGCAACGCCGATTCCGCGCACGCTGCATATGTCGATGCTCGGCGTTCGGGACTTGTCCGTGATCGAGACGCCGCCGGAGAACCGTTTTCCGGTGCAGACGTATGTCGTGGAGCATAGCCAGACCTTGGTGCGGGAAGCCATTGAACGGGAGCTGGCCCGAGGTGGCCAGGTATACTATCTCTACAATCGGGTTCAAGGGATCCAAGAGATGGCAGCCCAGATATCGATGCTGGTGCCGGAGGCCCGCGTAGGCGTAGGGCATGGCCAAATGTCGGAAACGGAGCTGGAGAAGACCATTCTCGATTTCCTGGACGGCGAATACGACGTATTGGTGAGCACAAGCATTATCGAGACGGGTGTCGACATTCCGAATGTCAACACGCTTATCGTGCACGACGCCGACAAAATGGGCCTCTCCCAGCTGTACCAGCTGCGTGGGCGCGTCGGACGTTCCAACCGGATCGCGTATGCCTATTTCACGTACCAGCGGGATAAGGTGCTGACCGAAGTAGCCGAGAAGCGGCTGCAGTCGATTAAAGAGTTTACGGAGCTGGGCTCCGGATTCAAGATTGCGATGCGGGACTTGTCGATCCGCGGAGCGGGCAACTTGCTCGGGGCGGAGCAGCATGGCTTCATCGCTTCGGTCGGGTTTGACCTGTATTCACAGATGCTGGCAGAGGAGATTCAGAAACGCAAAGTCAGCATGCTGGGCGAGCCGTCATTGCCGTCGAAGGACTGGAACACGTCCATCGATTTGGGGATTGACGCTTACCTGCCGTCCGATTACATCTATGACAGCATTCAGAAGATCGAAATTTATAAAAAAGTGGCCGTCGTTTCCTCGATCGACGAATCGGCTGAGCTTGAGGACGAGCTGCTTGACCGCTTTGGCGAGCTGCCGCTGGCGGTAAGCAACCTGCTTGCCGTATCCCGTTTGAAGGTATATGGCCGTACGTACGGGATCGATTCCATTACCCAGCGCGGGGACGACGTTCTCCTGCAGTTTTATGAAGGGCAGGATAAAGCGGTGGACACCGCAGGGCTTGCGCAAATTGGAAATCAGTTCGAAAGACGTGTACAATTTGAACAAGGGCCGGCGATGGCCATTCGAATCAAAGGCAAGGGACTATCCGATCAACAACTGTTAGAATTGCTTGAGCAATTCCTGGAGGCTGCACAAGGGCCATTCAACCTGAAGGGAGAACTACAAAATGCCGTCAAGAAATAA
- a CDS encoding anti-sigma-F factor Fin family protein: MAITYVCRHCRAFQGRIDSHDVSEARLGFDSLTPEERRDIIAYDFNGEVMVRVTCDHCREALEAHPELSLLANPLQ, translated from the coding sequence ATGGCGATAACCTATGTTTGCAGACATTGTCGAGCGTTCCAGGGCCGCATCGATTCCCATGATGTATCCGAAGCCCGTCTCGGATTTGATTCCTTGACCCCTGAGGAACGCAGGGATATAATAGCGTATGATTTTAACGGAGAAGTGATGGTTCGGGTAACCTGCGATCATTGCAGGGAAGCGCTCGAGGCCCATCCGGAACTCAGCCTTTTGGCAAACCCCCTGCAATGA
- the pth gene encoding aminoacyl-tRNA hydrolase, with protein MKWIVGLGNPGPNYEKTRHNVGFMALDALAERHGLKFNQNKCKSVIAEGMIGGTKTVLIKPMTFMNLSGEAVRAYMDYYKVSLEDMIVVYDDLDTVVGKIRLRYQGSAGGHNGIKSIIQHTGTQSFNRVRMGISRPEPGYAIVDYVLGTFPKKEREQLQHMVEETCDALEFSLGHTFEQTMAKFNKS; from the coding sequence ATGAAATGGATTGTCGGACTGGGCAACCCCGGTCCCAATTATGAGAAGACACGCCACAATGTTGGATTCATGGCATTGGATGCCCTCGCAGAGCGCCATGGCCTGAAGTTCAATCAGAATAAATGCAAATCGGTCATCGCCGAAGGAATGATTGGCGGCACCAAAACCGTCCTGATCAAACCGATGACGTTCATGAATCTCTCGGGCGAGGCTGTGCGTGCTTATATGGATTATTATAAGGTGAGCCTGGAAGACATGATTGTGGTTTATGATGATTTGGATACCGTCGTCGGTAAAATCCGCCTGCGGTATCAGGGCAGCGCCGGAGGACATAACGGCATCAAGTCCATCATTCAGCATACCGGGACCCAGAGCTTCAACCGGGTCCGAATGGGCATTTCGAGACCCGAGCCGGGTTATGCGATTGTCGACTACGTGCTCGGGACGTTCCCGAAGAAGGAGCGCGAACAGCTGCAGCACATGGTGGAAGAGACCTGTGACGCACTGGAATTCAGTTTGGGTCATACCTTTGAGCAGACTATGGCGAAGTTTAACAAGTCGTAG
- a CDS encoding ribose-phosphate diphosphokinase — translation MTYLDSKLKIFTCNSNPKLAHQIADYIGIPMGESHTTSFSDGEIQVKLSESVRGCHVYIVQSTCLPVNDNLMELLVMVDALKRASAKSINVVIPYYGYARQDRKARSRDPITAKLVANLIEKAGAHRVITMDLHAMQIQGFFDIPVDHLLGVPILAQYFRSKQIENPVVVSPDHGGVVRARKLADFLNAPLAIIDKRRPEPNVSEVMNIIGNIEGKTAILIDDIIDTAGTIVLGANALMEGGVKEVYACCTHPVLSGPAHERLENSPLKEVVVTDTIPITNPNPSSKLTVLSVAPLMGEAIIRVHEELSISKLFEIE, via the coding sequence ATGACTTATCTTGATTCTAAATTAAAAATATTCACGTGTAATTCCAATCCTAAACTTGCCCATCAAATCGCTGATTACATCGGCATTCCGATGGGAGAGTCGCATACAACCAGCTTCAGTGACGGCGAGATTCAAGTTAAGCTCTCCGAGAGCGTACGGGGTTGTCATGTCTATATTGTGCAGTCCACTTGCTTGCCGGTGAATGATAACCTGATGGAGCTGCTGGTTATGGTGGATGCGCTCAAGCGGGCATCCGCGAAGAGCATCAACGTGGTTATTCCGTATTACGGATATGCCCGTCAAGACCGTAAAGCGCGTTCGCGGGATCCGATCACCGCTAAGCTGGTTGCCAACCTGATCGAAAAGGCAGGGGCTCATCGCGTCATTACGATGGACCTGCATGCGATGCAGATTCAAGGATTTTTCGATATTCCGGTGGATCATTTGCTTGGCGTGCCGATCCTTGCCCAATATTTCCGTTCGAAGCAGATCGAGAACCCGGTCGTTGTATCTCCGGATCACGGCGGCGTGGTTCGCGCGAGAAAGCTTGCTGATTTCCTGAATGCCCCGCTGGCGATTATCGATAAACGCCGGCCGGAGCCGAATGTCAGTGAAGTCATGAACATTATCGGGAATATCGAAGGCAAGACCGCCATTCTGATCGATGACATCATCGATACCGCCGGAACGATTGTGCTGGGTGCCAATGCGTTGATGGAAGGCGGCGTGAAGGAAGTCTATGCGTGCTGTACGCATCCGGTTCTCTCGGGCCCTGCCCATGAGCGTCTGGAAAACTCCCCGCTGAAGGAAGTTGTCGTAACGGATACCATTCCGATCACCAATCCGAACCCTAGCAGCAAACTGACGGTACTGTCGGTTGCTCCGCTGATGGGTGAAGCCATCATCCGGGTTCACGAGGAATTGTCGATCAGCAAGTTGTTTGAAATAGAATAA
- the glmU gene encoding bifunctional UDP-N-acetylglucosamine diphosphorylase/glucosamine-1-phosphate N-acetyltransferase GlmU gives MKRFAIVLAAGQGKRMKSKLYKVLHPVCGKPMVGHVVQTVQQVNCERSVVVVGHGAEAVRTYLQDAAEYVLQEQQLGTGHAVKQAKELLGGEEGSTIVICGDTPLVTSETLENLLKLHESSNAAATVLTAHMDNPKGYGRVIRGEDGSALRIVEQKDCSPEEDAVTEINTGTYCFDNKKLFAALDNVTNQNAQQEYYLTDCIGILKQAGETVLAYQTDDYAESIGVNDRLALSEAEGFMRERINRSHMLNGVTIIDPASTYIGADVQIGSDTVLYPGTVLKGNTVIGEDCVIGPDTDIEDSVIADGASVKHSVLSSAEVGSRTSVGPFAYLRPGAKLGADVKVGDFVEVKNATIDDGSKVSHLSYVGDAKVGKNVNIGCGAITVNYDGYNKSITEIEDDAFIGSNVNLIAPVKVGKGAFVVAGSTITHSVSDNDLAIARQRQENKPGYAEKIRARAIAKKNKKS, from the coding sequence TTGAAAAGATTTGCTATTGTGCTCGCCGCTGGGCAGGGCAAACGTATGAAATCCAAACTATATAAAGTGCTGCATCCTGTTTGTGGCAAGCCGATGGTCGGACATGTGGTCCAAACGGTACAGCAGGTGAACTGCGAACGCAGTGTTGTGGTCGTTGGCCACGGCGCGGAAGCGGTTCGCACCTATCTGCAAGACGCAGCCGAGTATGTTCTGCAGGAGCAGCAGCTCGGAACGGGTCACGCCGTAAAGCAAGCCAAGGAACTGCTTGGCGGTGAAGAGGGATCCACGATCGTCATTTGCGGGGACACTCCGCTGGTGACGTCTGAGACGCTGGAGAATCTTCTGAAGCTTCATGAAAGCAGCAACGCGGCCGCCACGGTGCTCACCGCGCATATGGATAACCCGAAAGGCTACGGCCGGGTCATTCGAGGCGAGGATGGAAGCGCGCTTCGGATCGTCGAACAGAAAGATTGCAGTCCGGAAGAGGACGCCGTCACTGAAATTAATACCGGTACCTATTGCTTTGACAATAAAAAGCTATTTGCTGCACTGGATAACGTAACCAACCAGAATGCGCAGCAGGAATATTACTTGACCGATTGCATCGGCATCCTGAAACAAGCCGGCGAGACCGTGCTTGCTTATCAGACGGATGACTACGCCGAATCGATTGGCGTCAACGACCGTCTGGCGTTGTCGGAAGCCGAAGGCTTCATGAGAGAGCGCATCAACCGCTCGCACATGTTGAACGGTGTTACCATCATTGACCCGGCTTCTACGTATATCGGAGCCGACGTTCAGATTGGTTCGGATACCGTGCTTTATCCCGGTACCGTTCTGAAAGGGAACACGGTAATCGGCGAAGACTGCGTCATCGGGCCGGACACCGACATCGAGGACTCCGTTATCGCGGATGGTGCCAGCGTCAAACATTCGGTGCTCAGCAGCGCTGAAGTCGGCTCCCGAACCTCGGTAGGGCCTTTTGCTTATCTCCGTCCGGGGGCAAAACTCGGAGCTGACGTGAAGGTGGGCGACTTCGTCGAAGTGAAGAACGCGACGATTGACGACGGCTCTAAGGTATCCCATCTCAGTTATGTTGGCGATGCCAAAGTCGGCAAAAACGTCAATATCGGCTGCGGTGCGATTACAGTCAACTATGATGGTTATAATAAGTCCATTACCGAGATTGAAGATGATGCATTTATCGGCAGCAACGTGAATTTGATTGCACCGGTGAAGGTGGGCAAGGGCGCATTCGTTGTTGCAGGCTCGACCATTACGCATTCCGTCTCGGACAATGATCTGGCCATCGCCAGACAGCGTCAGGAGAACAAGCCAGGGTACGCAGAGAAGATCCGGGCACGCGCCATCGCCAAGAAGAACAAGAAATCGTAA
- the spoVG gene encoding septation regulator SpoVG, with protein sequence MQITDVRLRRVNSEGRMKAIASITIDNEFVVHDIRVIDGNNGMFVAMPSKRTPDGEFRDIAHPISSGTREKIQSAVLAEYERAATEEEVIEEGA encoded by the coding sequence ATGCAAATTACGGATGTCAGACTCCGCCGTGTTAACTCTGAGGGGAGAATGAAGGCAATCGCATCCATTACCATCGATAATGAATTTGTCGTTCACGACATTCGCGTCATCGACGGAAACAATGGAATGTTTGTTGCAATGCCGAGCAAACGCACTCCTGACGGAGAGTTCCGCGACATTGCCCATCCCATTTCTTCCGGTACCCGCGAGAAGATTCAATCGGCTGTATTGGCCGAGTATGAGCGAGCGGCTACTGAAGAAGAAGTGATTGAAGAAGGCGCTTAA
- the purR gene encoding pur operon repressor codes for MKKLKRSERLVDMTQYLLSKPHTLIPLTTFAERYGAAKSSISEDLAIIKDVFESEGLGELQTLAGAAGGVRYIPKLRRDHALRFAEELCQQLQQSDRILPGGYLYMSDLLGQPTLMNEAGKIIATAFSDREIDVVMTVETKGIPLAYATAAQLNLPVVLVRRDHQVTEGSAVSINYVSGSHKSIHTMSLSRRALKERSRVLIVDDFMKAGGTIQGMVDLLGEFNAEVAGVGVLVESGSVETEERLLEDYISLAVLSDVDSKTKRITVKPGNYFEN; via the coding sequence GTGAAAAAATTAAAACGAAGCGAACGATTGGTCGATATGACCCAATATTTACTATCCAAACCGCATACGCTGATTCCGCTGACAACGTTCGCCGAGCGATATGGAGCAGCCAAGTCGTCCATTAGCGAGGATTTGGCGATCATTAAGGACGTATTTGAGAGCGAGGGGCTCGGAGAGCTTCAGACGCTGGCCGGCGCGGCCGGAGGGGTAAGGTACATTCCGAAGCTGCGCAGAGACCATGCCCTGCGCTTTGCGGAGGAGCTGTGCCAGCAGCTTCAGCAATCGGATCGGATTCTGCCGGGCGGCTACCTGTACATGTCCGATCTGCTCGGACAACCTACGCTCATGAACGAAGCGGGCAAGATCATTGCGACGGCATTCTCCGACCGGGAGATCGATGTGGTCATGACCGTGGAGACCAAAGGAATTCCGTTGGCCTATGCGACGGCGGCGCAATTGAACCTGCCGGTCGTACTAGTTCGCCGGGACCATCAAGTGACGGAGGGGTCGGCCGTAAGCATCAATTATGTGTCGGGCTCGCACAAGAGCATCCATACGATGTCTTTATCCCGCCGGGCGCTCAAGGAACGCTCCCGGGTCCTGATCGTGGACGATTTCATGAAGGCAGGAGGCACCATTCAGGGGATGGTCGATCTGCTGGGTGAATTTAATGCCGAAGTCGCAGGCGTCGGGGTCCTCGTGGAATCGGGATCGGTAGAAACCGAGGAAAGACTCCTGGAGGACTATATTTCACTCGCGGTTTTGAGCGACGTAGACTCCAAAACCAAGAGAATTACCGTCAAACCTGGTAATTATTTCGAAAACTAG
- the ispE gene encoding 4-(cytidine 5'-diphospho)-2-C-methyl-D-erythritol kinase, which translates to MKIYEKAPAKINLMLDVLHKRPDGFHEVEMVMTMIDLADRLEMSEQKRDTIIITSQAGYIPLDEKNLAFQAARLIKERYDVKKGVHIHLDKKIPVAAGLAGGSSDAAATLRGLNRLWGLGIPQQELLALGAELGSDVPFCVTGGTALATGRGEVLTPIQNPPQCWVIVAKPPINVSTAEVYGRLRSEQIQSHPSAERMVDALAQGSFQQMCQSLGNVLEEVTLKMHPEVQQLKEGMLKLGADGALMSGSGPTVFGLVSKESKVARIYNGLRGFCKEVYAVRLLT; encoded by the coding sequence TTGAAAATATACGAAAAAGCACCGGCCAAAATCAATTTGATGCTGGATGTACTCCATAAACGTCCTGACGGCTTTCATGAGGTAGAGATGGTCATGACGATGATCGACCTCGCCGATCGGCTCGAAATGTCCGAACAGAAGCGGGACACCATCATCATCACCTCGCAGGCAGGATACATACCGCTGGACGAGAAGAATTTGGCCTTTCAGGCAGCAAGACTAATCAAAGAGCGCTACGACGTGAAGAAGGGTGTACATATCCACCTGGACAAAAAAATTCCCGTTGCCGCGGGACTCGCAGGAGGCAGCAGCGATGCGGCAGCAACGCTGCGCGGCTTGAACCGCCTCTGGGGGCTCGGCATCCCCCAGCAGGAGCTGCTCGCGCTCGGTGCCGAGCTCGGCTCCGATGTGCCGTTCTGCGTGACTGGCGGCACGGCATTGGCTACGGGGCGCGGCGAAGTCCTCACGCCGATCCAGAATCCGCCGCAATGCTGGGTGATCGTGGCGAAGCCGCCGATCAATGTGTCGACGGCGGAGGTGTATGGCCGCTTGCGCAGCGAGCAAATTCAGTCCCATCCCTCGGCTGAGCGGATGGTGGACGCGCTGGCGCAGGGCAGCTTCCAGCAGATGTGCCAGTCGCTGGGCAACGTGCTGGAAGAAGTCACCTTGAAGATGCACCCGGAAGTTCAGCAGCTGAAGGAAGGTATGCTGAAATTGGGCGCTGACGGCGCGCTGATGTCCGGCAGCGGTCCTACCGTCTTCGGGCTGGTCTCCAAGGAATCCAAGGTGGCCCGGATTTACAATGGCCTTCGGGGCTTCTGCAAGGAAGTGTATGCCGTTCGCCTGCTCACTTAG
- a CDS encoding small, acid-soluble spore protein, alpha/beta type: MSRRRRSIMSDQLKTELAKELGFYDTVEKEGWGGIKAKDAGNMVKRAIELAERAARKSDL; this comes from the coding sequence ATGAGCAGAAGAAGACGAAGCATCATGTCCGATCAATTGAAGACCGAATTGGCTAAAGAATTGGGATTCTACGACACCGTGGAAAAAGAGGGCTGGGGAGGCATTAAGGCCAAGGATGCCGGCAACATGGTAAAACGGGCGATTGAGCTCGCCGAGCGGGCAGCCCGCAAATCCGACCTGTAA